Genomic DNA from Leptospira hartskeerlii:
GAGCATTCTGGATAATTTGGTTTCAAATGCTGTGAAATATTCACCTCCAGGCGGTTCTATATTCATCCATTCTAAATTGATAAAGGATAATGGAGATTTTATACAGATCCAGATCAGGGACGAGGGGAAAGGATTCACTGACGAGGATAAAAAACTTTTATTCTCTAGATTCACTCGTCTATCCGCTAAGCCTACCGGCAATGAACCTTCTACCGGAGTTGGGCTTTATGCAGTTCATAGATTAGTAGAACTATTGAATGCAAAGATCAGTTTAGAAAGTAAACCCGGACAAGGTGCAACATTCACACTTCTATTTGCCAGAACGAAAATTTCAGATTGACCATTTGAGAATTTTTTATAGAAATCGCTAAGCATGGTGAGAGCTGTTCTAGTCGAAGATGATAAGCTGATGGCAAGGACCATCCAGCATTATTGCAGGGAGGCATTCGGAAAAAGTTTAGTCTCTCTAAAAACGTTCGATGAATTGACTCCTGCTCTTTATAGTATTAAAGAAAATCCTATCGACCTTCTTCTTTTAGATATCAACTTGAAAGGACAATCCGGATACGAGATATTGAAACTTCCCGAAAAAGATTCCTTTTATACGATTGTGATCTCCTCGGACAAACAAAATGCAGTAAGTGCATTTGACTTCGGAGTTTTGGATTTTGTAGCTAAACCGTTCACTAGAGAACGATTTATCGCTGCAATCGATCGTATGAAGTCCGCGTCCGCTTCTAAAGCGGATTCTATGCGTAAGAATAGTATTTCCTTGAAGAAAGATGGAATGATAGAAGTGATCCGATTTCAGGATATTCTATATTTAGAAGCCTCAGGAAATTTCACAGAGATCCATCTTAAATCAGGCCGCAAAGAGTTGATCCGTAAAACGATGGAATCCGTTCTATCTGAGCTCAATTCCGATTTTTTCCGTTCTCATAGATCTTTCATTATCAATCTATCCGAAGTAAAAAAGATACTACACGGAAAAGGAAATCATTTTAAAGTACTTCTAGGCGATTCCGCAGAAGTTGCCTTATCTAGATCAAATTATAATACTCTAAAAGATATGCTGGGTTGATAAACTCGAACGTATCCACAGGCCGGTGAATTCTCAATTTTCAAGTAAGTAAAAAAAAGCCCGCAGGGTTTGGCGGGCTAAGAAAAATCTATTTCGTTAGATTTCTTTATTGGATACTTGCACCTCTTGTGACTGCTTTTTGCCACATAGTAGCGAAGAAGTCAGCAGAGCGATAAACAGGTTCCAGATCGGAACGTTTGAGTCCTTGCTGTCTTAAATCTTCAAAGAAGTCAGGCATAAGCCCAATATGAGAAGCTCCTTCTGTGTTAAAGTCGAATGTCCTGTTACCGAATGTATATTTTGCCATTGAAGGAAGAGCTGAAAGAGTTGCAGCTTTTCTAATGGAAGCATCCGGTGCAAAAGGATATGCTACTTTAGCAGAATCAGGTTGAGTGATCGTAGACACTCCTCCTGGACATGCTCTGGTTCCGTAACGAGGTCCAGGCATATGAGCGAATCCGTTAAAGTCTGTTCCGACAGTAAGTCTTCCGTCATAAGCTGGGTCTCCGATCAGATTTCTAAGATATTGATAGGATTGAGCAAATGTCTGAGTGGTTCCTCCACATGCGTGAGAAATATATTTACCATCAGAGTTTTGTCTCCATTCCCCTACTTCATCCAGATTTCCTTGTCCTGGGATCAGTCCGATCATTCCACCTAAAGCGATGATACGTTTGAGTGCCGTTCCAGTAGGATTAGCCTCATGACGATTTGTTTTGTTCGCCATATCATATACACCGGTGTGACCTGTTACGATACCTGGATAAGCTTGTTGTTCTGCGTAAGTCAAAGCTCCTTCCAAGGATCTTGCGGACATGTGACCCACGTCTATGATCATCCCTTTTTGCATTAGGGCTTTCATGATCTTAGGTCCGTAAGAAGTTAAACCTGCTACGTTACAGTCTTGTCCGTAATGTTTACAGTCATACTTTGTTCCACTTCCAAGGATATTGTAGAGACCTGCTCCACCGAATCCGTTTGTTTTCAAGTGAATTGGGAATATATAACGTAAACCTGCGTCATACATTTCTTGAACACCTTGAGTGATCATCGCATCAGTACAAGTTGTAGTATTACAATCTACTAGGTAATCAACTTCCGCACCTAAAACGACTGCGAGTTTACCTGCAGCGACCACACTTTGTGCTTCCGCAGGAGTTTTTACTATACGGAACCATCCAAGACCCGCTCCCCCGCTTTTTGTATCGATCCAAGTCTGCATATCATATACTGCTTGGGTTTGACGACGTAAAGTGTTCATGTCGTTTAGATCGTAGATTGGATCTGTTGCGATTGCGATCCCTTTGATAATATCCGGAAGACCATTATCAGTTGCTCCGAACATATAGTCACCGTTCACCGCAAGAACTACCATGGTTCTTAAACCGCCTTCATAGGCACGTTTGATCCATTCGTAATACATTGTTTGGTGAGTGTAGCTATTGTTTGCCGGCCAATAAGGGAAACTTGCGTATCCTCTATTATCATGTTTTGCTGTAGAAAGTAGAGCTCCAATAATATCATCTTGAACGATTGCTTCTACTCTGGAGTGTCCTGCAGAGTGGCCTTCGTTAGACATACTAGGGCAATCAGGAAGTGCAACTGCCGGTTCTCCATAAGGAGATCCATGGAAGATCACTCCACCAAAACCTAGGTTAGCCATCGGGTGAGTATGAAGATCCACATAACCAGAGAGAGTTCCTGTTCTTTTGAGAGAATCGCTAGTACCTCTTGCATACGCTTGCGGAGCGGACTCGCAGCTTGAATCTGCAACGTACCATTCTCCCCACATTCCTGTGGAGCTTCCTGTGTTCACGCATCTATCAGGAGTAGTATAGGTTTTACCTGCGATTGTGATCGGCATTTTAGCGCATGCTGCTTCCCAAGTCATACCTACAATATTCCATAAACGGGAAGAATATTTTCTTTTGCCCGCATAGGTCCCGGATGTTTGGCAACCATCATTCTTATGTGTCCAGTTATAAGCTCCACCGTCGTCCGTTGCTGCCCAGTTCGCTTCGCAGGAGTCATCGAGTACATCGAATTGTCCCCACTCATTGAATCCTGTGTTTACACAACGACTAGGTTTAGTAAACGCTTGGCCGTTAACGGTTGCTGGCATATTCGCACATGTAGTTTCCCAGCTTTGTCCCGAAGGGATTCCGTAAAGGATAGCTGAATACTGACGCTTGCCAGGGAAAATTGACGTACAGCTGTCTTTTTGAAACGTTCCCCAATAAGGATCCGCAAACACGGATGCACTTCCTGCGAAAAATACTACGAAGCCGAATACGTATCTTCGTATTGACCGATAATTCATAATTCTCTCCAAATCTATTTTTGGTTTATGTGTTTTTCATATTCGTTTTTTACATCTTTTAACTTTTTAGCATATAGTTCCTTACCGGCCAGGATCATTCTTCTAGAATCGTCGTTCAAACGTTCCGGATATCTATCCTCCATGATCTTCAATAGCTCCAATTGATCTTCTTGTAGTTTGATTTGAGCCGTATAATACTCATCTATCTCTTTGCGAGTTGCTTTATTGGAGTAGATCTTTCCATAAAGAGCTGCCCAATCTTCTCTAAGTTCGTGTTGGGCTTTCATTTCCACGGCATCTCTTGGAGTCGCTACTGCTACCCAATATAGATTGTCAGGAGTTTCATTTCTTAAGAGAGAAGCAGGTATGAGTCCTTCTTCTTCATTGGATGAGGAGGAGGAACCGGAGCGTAGAATATTGGAAAATGCGGAAAAACCTTCGGAAAAGAAGCTATTTCCGGAATTAGAAACGGCAGCATTCTTAGAAGAAGAAGGTAGAAGTAATAAGAGCAAAATTCCTGCGACAAGTAGTGATGAAACCAGGATAGTTATTTTCTTAAATGACATAGAAAGGAAAATACTAGGTTTCTAAGCCCTATGCAATGAGTTTGGGATGAAAGTGTATCTATGTATGATGAACGGAAAAATTCTTATCTACTCCTTATATAAGGGAAATCTTTATATTCTATCCGTTGTTATATAAAAAATCCGCGATTTTCGTGCGGAGATCACGGTGCACACAAAGTAATTTTGAAATCCTAAATCCGAGATCTTCTATTCTTAGCGGCTTCGCGTGAAAACAAATCGAATCAGTTTTTATCGCACGCAAGGCGTTAGATCGCTAAGGATTTTCGAATAAAATAACGTAAATTCTATTAAAAAGACTAAACAAATGTGGATCTACGGGGTCTATTAAGAAGATCGTAAATATGCTGAAATCTGATAAGATTGGCTCCCCCTGCAGGGCTCGAACCTGCGACCCAGTGATTAACAGTCACTTGCTCTACCGACTGAGCTAAAGGGGAGTGTCTGGTAGCAGAATCCAGTTTTTAGAAATGAGGCAGGCTGGCAATGAAAAATCTTCGAGACATAGGTATTTTCTGATCGGATCTACATACAATTTTCCGGCAAAAACCGAACAGCTTTCGGAAAAAGTACTACCTGAAAATTTGAAAGCTATAGTAGCGTGACATAATCCAAAAACGCACTATATTTTGCCGGAGTTTCATAAGGAGAATGCTATGAAGCTAAATAAACATTTCACTTCACCTGAGAAGGGATTTTCTAAGGATTTAAACTGGGTTAAGAGGAATTCTAAGATCTCTAACCCTGATGGTTCCGTCGTTTTCGAAGCCAAGGACATTCTTGTTCCAGACCAATGGTCTCAAGTTGCTGTAGATATTCTTGCCCAGAAGTATTTCAGACGTAAAGGAGTGCCAAAATACTTAAAAAAAGTAGATGAAAAAGGCATTCCGGAATGGTTACAACGCTCTGAACCGGACACTGAAAAACTTTCTTCTTTAAAAGCGGAAGATCGTTTCGGTGGAGAGAGTTCAGCACAGGAAGTTTTCAACCGTTTAGCGGGCTGTTGGACCTATTGGGGATATAAATACGGTTATTTTTCTGACGAAGAAAGTGCTAAAACTTTCTATGAAGAAGTCTCTTTCATGCTGGCTTCTCAAATGGCAGCTCCCAACTCCCCTCAATGGTTCAATACTGGATTACATTGGGCCTATGGGATCGACGGTAAATCCCAAGGACATTTCTATGTGGATCCTACCAGTGGAAAATTAGTAAAATCTTCTTCCGCATACGAACATCCACAACCTCACGCATGTTTTATTCAAAGTGTAGACGATGATTTAGTGAATGAAGGTGGTATCATGGATCTTTGGGTCCGTGAGGCTCGCCTATTCAAATACGGTTCCGGAACGGGAACCAACTTCTCCAACCTGAGAGCGGAAAACGAATCCCTTTCTGGCGGAGGAAAAAGTTCCGGTTTAATGAGTTTCTTAAAGATCGGAGACCGTGCTGCTGGTGCGATCAAGTCTGGTGGAACCACTCGTCGTGCTGCTAAAATGGTATGTTTGGATGTAGATCATCCGGATATCGATCGTTTCGTAGATTGGAAAGTCGAAGAAGAGAAGAAAGTAGCTTCTCTAGTAACCGGATCCATTCTGAACAACAGACATCTAAATGCGATCATGAAAGCTTGTTACGAGATGGAGGGAGAGGATCGTTTCGAACCTAAAAAGAACTCCGCTCTTAAAAAAACTATCATAGAAGCTAAGAAAGTTTTAATTCCTGATAATTATATCAAGAGAGTGATCGATCTTGCGAGACAAGGTTATAAAGAACTCATTTTTGAAGAATTAACCACAGATTGGCAATCAGAAGCGTATAATACTGTTTCC
This window encodes:
- a CDS encoding LytR/AlgR family response regulator transcription factor encodes the protein MVRAVLVEDDKLMARTIQHYCREAFGKSLVSLKTFDELTPALYSIKENPIDLLLLDINLKGQSGYEILKLPEKDSFYTIVISSDKQNAVSAFDFGVLDFVAKPFTRERFIAAIDRMKSASASKADSMRKNSISLKKDGMIEVIRFQDILYLEASGNFTEIHLKSGRKELIRKTMESVLSELNSDFFRSHRSFIINLSEVKKILHGKGNHFKVLLGDSAEVALSRSNYNTLKDMLG
- a CDS encoding membrane dipeptidase — its product is MNYRSIRRYVFGFVVFFAGSASVFADPYWGTFQKDSCTSIFPGKRQYSAILYGIPSGQSWETTCANMPATVNGQAFTKPSRCVNTGFNEWGQFDVLDDSCEANWAATDDGGAYNWTHKNDGCQTSGTYAGKRKYSSRLWNIVGMTWEAACAKMPITIAGKTYTTPDRCVNTGSSTGMWGEWYVADSSCESAPQAYARGTSDSLKRTGTLSGYVDLHTHPMANLGFGGVIFHGSPYGEPAVALPDCPSMSNEGHSAGHSRVEAIVQDDIIGALLSTAKHDNRGYASFPYWPANNSYTHQTMYYEWIKRAYEGGLRTMVVLAVNGDYMFGATDNGLPDIIKGIAIATDPIYDLNDMNTLRRQTQAVYDMQTWIDTKSGGAGLGWFRIVKTPAEAQSVVAAGKLAVVLGAEVDYLVDCNTTTCTDAMITQGVQEMYDAGLRYIFPIHLKTNGFGGAGLYNILGSGTKYDCKHYGQDCNVAGLTSYGPKIMKALMQKGMIIDVGHMSARSLEGALTYAEQQAYPGIVTGHTGVYDMANKTNRHEANPTGTALKRIIALGGMIGLIPGQGNLDEVGEWRQNSDGKYISHACGGTTQTFAQSYQYLRNLIGDPAYDGRLTVGTDFNGFAHMPGPRYGTRACPGGVSTITQPDSAKVAYPFAPDASIRKAATLSALPSMAKYTFGNRTFDFNTEGASHIGLMPDFFEDLRQQGLKRSDLEPVYRSADFFATMWQKAVTRGASIQ